The genomic DNA GAGTTTCTAAATCGTTCAGATCTTCCGACTTTAGGTTCGGTGGTAGAATGGGAAATGGTCTATGATTTGCAGTTGAGTTGGGTTGCGGCCGTCGGGTGTGATTAGCATTATTTGACGGCCCTTTATATGACGTCACTAGTCTGACTTTCATTCGTGTGTCCTCATTGCCAggttcctcttcatcttcggtCGAATAAgcttcatcgtcttctgaATGTGCTAATGTCAGAGGGTCGTCTCGTAACCCCGCGGACTGAGGTCGTGCCCGGTCTCGTCCTGGTATCCTAGCCCTTGACGATGGAACTTGCCCACTCTGATTACCTGTTCTTGCCACACTCGACTTCTGGCTGTTCTTCCACATAATTCCAGCCCCAATCCGGCCTGATTTGTCAGACGACTCGTCTTGTTGAACCTGGTATGTTTGTGTCTGCATCGGTTCCTCTATGTACGAAGCGTTTCCAGGAATCATCAACACGCGGCTGATTCACCCCTACAAACTCTATCTCGTAAAGCATTTAcagaattgaaaaattgtGGTTTCTTAGAATATTCCAAGTatcttcattatcagtTTTACGACAATCAAGCTCCTCAATGGTTGAGACCTGAATGATTTGTCGCTATTAATCGTGCCCTGGGGTAGAACACCCTTGAAAATATCCAGCAACTGATTGGCAAACGGCTTTTTACTATTACAAAAACATAATTTCAGATGGCGTTCTGTTAGTGTATTGTTTACTTACAGTACGGTACATTTTGGTCACCTGTGAAACTAGCTAAACCAAGGACTTAGGACTTAGGACTTAACCGTTGTAAAAGACCGTTGGAAAGTGCATTCGTCCGATCCGCGGGATAATCTCACGGTGCTAGGTTGATCGTCACGAGGGTATCTGTATGTGGAACCAATTTAAAGCTTAGAGACTGGTAACCTTGAGTGCATACATCCTAAACTGGTAAAACTAATCACCGGTCCCGCGGTGGGCAAACTAACGGGCATTTATTTGATATCTCCGCGGGGCTCGCTGTCTCGTCCCCTCTGTTATCGATATATTTTCTGGGGTATGGAcgatctgatctgaaaaTGTCTATAAATACAATCCCTGAGCCGCTAAAGCCAGTGTGTTTTCTGTATTGCTATCTACACTCAACACTCGATTCCTGTTCTAATTCCTGCTTGTCTGATTCCTGCTAATCTTCTTGCAAACTGTTTTATCCTATACTCTTTTAAATCTGGTTTAGTAACATCTGGCATCGCACTGAATATTCAACATGGTTAAATCATACAAATCAATTGTGGTTAACGAACCAGGTGCTCCTTTCACTTTCATTGAGCGACCCATTCCAACTCCTGGAGATGACGAGGTTCTTGTCAAAGTTCTGGCCTGTGGTATTTGTCATTCTGATCATGTCACTACTGACGGCCAATTCCCTGGTATTCAGTATCCCCGAGCCCCTGGCCACGAAGTTGTTGGCGatattgtttctgttgGTTCTGGCGTTAGCAAATGGACAGTTGGCGACAGAGTCGGCGCTGGTTGGGTTGCTTATTACTGCGGTGAATGTTATCAATGCAAAGCCGGTGAGTTCCCCCTCTGTGTAAATGGAAAGGTCACTGGTGTTCACAATGACGGTGGCTATGGTGAATACACCATTGTCCACAAAACCGCATTGGTTTCAATTTCTAAGGAATTGGATCCTGTCCTTACTGCACCTCTTCTGTGTGCCGGATTGACTGTGTTCAACGGATTGCAACAGGTCCACAACTTGCAAAAGGGTGACCTTGTTGCTGTTCAGGGCATTGGCGGTTTAGGAAGTCTTGCTATTGGATTTGCCAAGCAACTGGGCTACCGAGTGGCTGCTCTGTCATCCGGCGAAGCAAAGAGAGATTTGGCACACAAACTAGGTGCTGACTACTACCTGACTCCTAAAGACGGCAAACAGTCTGAACAACTGATCAAACTGGGCGGACCCAAGGTCATTGTCTCAACATCGGCCGCCTCCGAGCCCGTTTCAGACCAGTTCGAGTCGCTAACAGGCGGCGGCACCTTCCTTCTGATCGCTCCTCTCGAGAGTTTCCAGATCAACTCAGTCCCTGTTCTCACTAAAAAGCTCCGAGTACAAGGCGTCAACACTGGATCCCCCGAGGAAGCCGAAAAGACCATTAAATTCGCCGGCGACCACAACATCCAGCCCATGGTCGAGGCATACAACGCATACGACCTCGACCAGGTCAACGCCGGCTTCCAAGCCATGGACAACGGCACCGCGCGCTTCCGCGGCGTCCTCAAATTCTACTaatctcttcttttctgTACTTTTTTCAGGGTTTAATGGCAGATAATTTCGTTGCACGAACGCCGGGAGGagggggcctgcctccggcggctggggctccgccccagaccctggttgctcctctcgctgcgctcgagtcgttccgtcgacggtcccagcagtctcctgcgaagcaggagctacggggtctggggcagcgccccagccgccggaggcagcaccccgGGTCAAACCGGGAACTCGGGTGTATGCATGATGCAGGGACCTGACGTGATCGACATGAAAAATTTAATCTCAACAGATGCGCATGGTTAAGGTTTTACCCGAGACAGGGCGAGCGTCTGGCGGAGTGCGATTGTTGGGTCGGTTGGCTGAGGTTAGACATCACGAAGAGTACAGCTTTTGGCTGACTAATTCGCATGGCTCTTGTGATACTGTTCAGATAATGGCCTACTAGTTGGAAGAACCACATCCAGGTGCCGGGTATCGCTAACAAGAAGTGCTTCTACAACTGCGTATCATGGGCCAGGCACGATGACAGAGCACGGTAAGGCAAGGCATCAGGTTTTTCGCAGGCATATTGCTCTTCGGCTATGAGACATTGTTGAGATTAGAATTGCTTCTGAAACCCGATTTTGAAACCCAGTTCGTGTGCTGGTCACCCACTACAGAGACAGAGGTTGTGGCTCGCTTACATGGTGCTACACGGTGCAACATGTCGGGCGTGAACCACTGGAGTCGATGCTTGCTTAATATATTAGCCGTTCAGAAATATATTGACCCGAAATTTCTCTACTTACATCCGCAATTGCTTACCGAAATGGCCATGATTTCCCATGTCATCCCGAAAATGTTCTTCTGTAGATTTCAAACAGGCGGTAGTagagctgctgccaaacaGTAGTCGCCCGTCACTGCAGAACCACCCACTCGGATGTTCCAAGTGAATCGAGACATGTCTCACTTTTGGCACTCACGTGAAAATAAGtgataccagcagccaACAGATCTGTATTATTACAAGCCAATCGTTAGTGTGCTACCCAGTCCTATCGATggcaatattttttatattatttttccGTGCATCTCACGGGACAGACAAACGCTGTTAGACACTGTTTGACGCTGTCCATCATCTTAGAAAAGTTACATGCTACAGGCAAATAGAGCCCTCACGTGCAGTAAAAAAACGCACGTACTTCTTCCAGTGATGGAACTGAGATGCACCTGGTAGGTTATCACGGAATCACGAACCACAAACCACGAACCACTCAACCGGGCTGCCAATCGCGACCGACGACACTGTCAAGAACTGGACACTAGAGCATAGCCCGAACCGAACCGAAAAATGaccttttttcttttaaaGTTGGGCTGATAGAGTTAGCCTCAGGCTCAATCTCAATCTCAATCCTAATCTCAACTTCGATCTGAACCTCAGCTCAAACGTGCTACTGAGTGGTCACAGACACAACAATATCTGCAACCAAACCCATACTAAACCACCCCGAACCTAAATTCTCATCACCGTTGTCATACACTGTCACCCCCCTCACTCAAACCAGTCAAACCAGCCTAACACGGGTGAATCCAGGTCAATCGGAACCATTATCAAACCAATCAATCAGTCTATCTCCCACTACGACTCTGTTCACtaccaccatcaccaccatcatcacTAGCAACGCGGGGCAGGAGGGGCACGAGGGGCACTAGTAGCTGCTACCCCACATTTTCCCACCCTTATCACCCCCTACCCCGCTAAGGGTGggcctctgcctccggcggctggggctccgccccagaccctggttgctcctgcttcgcaggagactgcttgggaccgtcgacgcaaccgactcgagcgcagcgagaggagccacggggtctggggcggagccccagccgccggaggcacaccccgtcACCCCCCAAAGTCCGGTATCGGCGCATCCTCCCCAGATGACCGGCAATGTCCCACTATTCCCGTTTGGTCGAAAGATGGCCCTTGGCTTGATGCAATGCACGCGCTGTGATGCACCTTTTgattcttatttttttttcgggTGCCGTGCCCCTGGTGGGAGAGCGgggggctgcctccggcggctggggctctgcctccggcggctggggctctgccccagaccccgtggctcctctcgctgcgctcgagtcggttccgtcgacggttccagcaatctcctgcgaagcaggagcaaccagggtctggggcggagccccagccgccggaggcagtccctGTACCAGACCGAGGTCATGGGGCAGGCAGGACACGCGGCGGCATGGCCTGTCCGGGGTCGATTAGGCCGGCGGCCAGGCGGGCGGGCTAGTGCAAGTGGGCTCGCTGGTCTGGCCCCTGGCTGGCCCTAACCACTGCCTACcccagcaggagcagcagcaaagCAGGTGCGGCAAAGGCAGAGGCAGCGGCAGaggcaggagcaggagcagccaggcAGGGCAGGCCCAAAAGTTGGGTTGGGTAGCGGTCGACATTTCGAGTTCCATTTTGGATTTTCTTGTGGTCATCCACTGCGGGGCACAAACTTAGCTTCTCAATATAAACCCAGTAGCTTGTTTGAGGCAGTTACAGTTATTACGAAAAGGAACCATCCCGAAAATTATCGGTAATATACGGTTGACCAAGTTCGCGctctatttttgtttttttcaatttttattgaaaaatattaaatatcatttattCCTTGGCAGATTCAAATATTTAGACTGTTCAACCTGTCTCCACTagttatattttttttgtggaGTATCAGCTGACTTGTTGAGAAGATCAAACAGTACTAGTCATCGAAACCCAGTCAGCGCCATTCAACACTGCTAACACTGCGATATAGGTCAGAATCTAAGTGAAAGTCAAGGTCGAAAAGCTAGCCACaactgaactgaactgaactgaacCATCGCTAACGAAAGAAACGAAACTACGGATTACAACACTACCAGTGCAACGGTCAGTAAGAAATCCAAAAGTGTACGTCAAAAGCGTAGAACTCATCAGAAGAACAGGTGCGAACGAAAACGCACCTTGAACTGTGAACCCGTGACGTTATTTTGTTGACGTGAAACTGGACTTTACCATACGGGCTGAGACACACCTGTTGCAGAGACGTCTGATACGACACATACGACTCACACGATTTCACCTTCTACCATTCACAGCTGgaaaaaagccaaaaagACAAGCTTGGCTGGTACAGTTTCACtaccagctccagcaatAGCTCCAGCAATAGCTCCAGCACAGCTCTAGCAACAGCTCCAGCGAAGCTCTAGCAACAGCTCTAGCAAGGGGTGTATCGAGAAGAACAAGTACGAGCGAACGAGCGAGCGAACGAGCAAGCTAACGAACGACCGTATTCTGTGCACTTAACTCGCGACTGGCCATTCATCTCGACAAAAACAGCGACTGGACCACACTAACCAGTGGGTCTCACGACATATTTAATGGGTGACAACGCGCAAGTCACACAACTAGCCCCGAGCTCTGCGACGCAGATTAGAaatgaaaacaacaaacacatggctgacgacgacgacgaatcGAAGCTAGGGCTGGGTCTAGTACCCGCCAAAAAGaaaggaggaggaggagcaaACTCCGACACCCAAACACAGCCTGGCAAGCCCGTACGGCGGCGCGTGCAACGGGCCTGTGACCAGTGTAACCACCTCCGAACGAAGTGCGACGGAGGCAATCCGTGTTCTCACTGTGTTGGTAAGTGATATTTGGGGGGtgggcgtgcctccggcggctgggctccgcccagacctggttgtgctcgcttcgcgagctttcgGTGGACCGCCAGCAAgctcgagcgaagcgagcagtggggtctggggcaacgccccagccgccggaggcacacccccgaCCGGCTAGTGTGAACGTGACTAACAGGGATTGCAgagttgaagttgaaatGTTGTTATTTGAGAGTGCCTCAGCGGAGAGGCAAGGCCAGTCAGACGTATTTGAATACGCTGGCGAAGAGAGCGGCAATGCAGGCTGCCGGTGGTGGGAACGGTGGTAATGGGGGTGCGGGGACTGGTGGGACTAATGAGTTTGTGAACGATGGCGCGCCGGTGGTGGCTGCGGGTGATAATACGGTTGCGAATCCGGTTTCGGCAGGCCAGCCGACGTCGTCGTCAGTTTCTCCGCACGGGTTTGTGTCTGTGAACGGGACAGGCAGTTCGCCGAACGCTTATTTATCTCATGACTCGATTGTTTCTATTATCGGAGATGCTAAACCAGGTCCAGTAGCGGGTCAAGTACCGCCACAGGCTCATCAACcgcatcagcagcatcaaccacaccaacagcatcagcagtctcagcaacagcaacagcagcaacaacagcagacGGGTCAAAATCAAGGCCAGATCCAGCCTCCAggacaacaacagcagcagcaacagcagcagcagcctggCCAGGTGCCTGTTCAAAACCAGGGTCAACGGACTAATGGCGATGGCGCTATTGGTCTCACGTCTCTGTCACATTATGCGGGATACCCAACTGTGGGTGCTGCGGGCAGTAACAATTCGCCCTCGAACTTTATTAATCATCGCTCTAGTATAGTGGGGAATCAGTCTGTGTCTCCAGGATCACGAAAAGATCAGGACGATGTCATGGATACTGATACTAATATCAACGATGGTAAACCTAGCGGTGCGGGCCAGACTGATAATAACTCTTCTAATAACAACACTGGTAATCCAAATGCCGATAATAACAATACAAATGGCGGCGATTCTCATCATGCTTCGAATGGTTCGTCGGATTTTGCAATTCCCGATAGCCATAACCCGTTTTTGGGGTCTTATAATACAGGAAACTCGCTTAGGAGGCATAGTTTAAGCCAGTCGTCTCATTTATCAAGTTTTTCACCTCTGCTCGAACATTCACCAGGCAGTTTATTGGGATTAACCAATGCACCAAGCCCGTGGTTCCAGAATTCAAATGTGGATAATCATAGTTTTACTGGTGCTATTCCTCAACCCAATggtaatgataataatcGACCAAATGGCAGTGGTGTAGGAGTGGGTCAAGGACAAGCTGCTAATAATTCAGGTGGTGCGTCTGACTCGCACTCCGTGAGTTCACAAAATGGTAATTCACCTGGAAGTATGTATAGAACGAATCAATTGTCGCCAATGGACCAGGCTGGGTTGCACAATAACCCCAGTAATCGAGTGTTTGACCATTCTCACGCCCACACTGGAGGAAGTGCTAATGGCAGCATTGGTGGCCCTGCATCTGGAGCCAGCCATTCTCCACAAAATCTGCTCATGGATACTGGCAGTACTGGATCTGCTTCATCTCGACACGAACGACGATATCCCATTTTAGACACTATTGAACATTTACTGGATCCTTTGCCAATGTCTTTAGCAGAAGACTTGTTGGAAGAGTACTTTTCCCATTCAACCCATGTACTAGCATATCTTGTTCGAAAATCGTCGATTTTATCTCCTATACGACCACGAAGGACGTCTTATTCACTAATTCTCGCCATGTTATTGGTTGCTGCTCATCATTCTGATAATCCTTTAGTCACCGGCACTCCAACCTCTCGATCTACTATTATTTCAAAACTTACTACTCTGACAATTGACCACCTGTCACCAGTTACTGAGCTGACTGCTCCTGGCACTTTGGACGATGTTATTACGTATATTCAGATTGCAACGAttgtttctgcttctgagtACAAGGGTACCTCGCTCAGATGGTGGGCCAATGCATGGGATCTTGCTAAGGAGCTCAAACTGAATAAAGAAGTACCTGGTATTAATCCTGAAACAAGAGAAGAGCAACGTAGGACGTGGTGGCTGTTATATATGGTCGACCGACATCTCGGCCTGTGTTATAATCGACCTCTAGCAATTCTCGACTCTGAGTGTATGGATGTATATCGACCAGGAGACGAAGATATCTGGGAATCTGATATTGAAATCACCAGTCCTGAAATGGATCCATCGCGAATCAAAGGTATCTGTCACATTGTCACTGGTCAAGGCATTTACGGATACTTCTTGCCGTTAATGTCTATTTTGGGAACTCTAGTTGAAATCCACCACCTCGAACAAAACCCACTCCTACAACTGAACGACGCATGTAGACAGATGAGATCGACTGTGCGAGGTTTCCTTGACCAATA from Sugiyamaella lignohabitans strain CBS 10342 chromosome D, complete sequence includes the following:
- a CDS encoding transcriptional activator xlnR (XP_962611|transcriptional activator xlnR [Neurospora crassa OR74A]); its protein translation is MQAAGGGNGGNGGAGTGGTNEFVNDGAPVVAAGDNTVANPVSAGQPTSSSVSPHGFVSVNGTGSSPNAYLSHDSIVSIIGDAKPGPVAGQVPPQAHQPHQQHQPHQQHQQSQQQQQQQQQQTGQNQGQIQPPGQQQQQQQQQQPGQVPVQNQGQRTNGDGAIGLTSLSHYAGYPTVGAAGSNNSPSNFINHRSSIVGNQSVSPGSRKDQDDVMDTDTNINDGKPSGAGQTDNNSSNNNTGNPNADNNNTNGGDSHHASNGSSDFAIPDSHNPFLGSYNTGNSLRRHSLSQSSHLSSFSPLLEHSPGSLLGLTNAPSPWFQNSNVDNHSFTGAIPQPNGNDNNRPNGSGVGVGQGQAANNSGGASDSHSVSSQNGNSPGSMYRTNQLSPMDQAGLHNNPSNRVFDHSHAHTGGSANGSIGGPASGASHSPQNLLMDTGSTGSASSRHERRYPILDTIEHLLDPLPMSLAEDLLEEYFSHSTHVLAYLVRKSSILSPIRPRRTSYSLILAMLLVAAHHSDNPLVTGTPTSRSTIISKLTTLTIDHLSPVTELTAPGTLDDVITYIQIATIVSASEYKGTSLRWWANAWDLAKELKLNKEVPGINPETREEQRRTWWLLYMVDRHLGLCYNRPLAILDSECMDVYRPGDEDIWESDIEITSPEMDPSRIKGICHIVTGQGIYGYFLPLMSILGTLVEIHHLEQNPLLQLNDACRQMRSTVRGFLDQYTASVKNWNPIPCQHAYQNAWRDYAFQLLHVFHILYSVSWDPIELLEFSESLMLNPEFGKVTNHAIAAVKSIRRILTIDPDLMLMPFFFGIYLLQGSFVFLAIVDRVESEASQEVVAACETIVHAHEVCIVTLNTEYQRNFRRIMRTTMSLLQSDQSQTSIGSIPKEEARRKQQDVLGLYRWKRGGRGLAVQ
- the ADH3 gene encoding alcohol dehydrogenase ADH3 (Mitochondrial alcohol dehydrogenase isozyme III; involved in the shuttling of mitochondrial NADH to the cytosol under anaerobic conditions and ethanol production; GO_component: GO:0005759 - mitochondrial matrix [Evidence IEA]; GO_component: GO:0005759 - mitochondrial matrix [Evidence IDA] [PMID 3550419]; GO_component: GO:0005739 - mitochondrion [Evidence IEA]; GO_component: GO:0005739 - mitochondrion [Evidence IDA] [PMID 16823961]; GO_function: GO:0004022 - alcohol dehydrogenase (NAD) activity [Evidence IEA]; GO_function: GO:0004022 - alcohol dehydrogenase (NAD) activity [Evidence IDA] [PMID 3550419]; GO_function: GO:0046872 - metal ion binding [Evidence IEA]; GO_function: GO:0016491 - oxidoreductase activity [Evidence IEA,IEA]; GO_function: GO:0008270 - zinc ion binding [Evidence IEA]; GO_process: GO:0006116 - NADH oxidation [Evidence IDA] [PMID 3546317]; GO_process: GO:0000947 - amino acid catabolic process to alcohol via Ehrlich pathway [Evidence IGI] [PMID 12499363]; GO_process: GO:0006113 - fermentation [Evidence ISS] [PMID 3550419]; GO_process: GO:0055114 - oxidation-reduction process [Evidence IEA,IEA]), which produces MVKSYKSIVVNEPGAPFTFIERPIPTPGDDEVLVKVLACGICHSDHVTTDGQFPGIQYPRAPGHEVVGDIVSVGSGVSKWTVGDRVGAGWVAYYCGECYQCKAGEFPLCVNGKVTGVHNDGGYGEYTIVHKTALVSISKELDPVLTAPLLCAGLTVFNGLQQVHNLQKGDLVAVQGIGGLGSLAIGFAKQLGYRVAALSSGEAKRDLAHKLGADYYLTPKDGKQSEQLIKLGGPKVIVSTSAASEPVSDQFESLTGGGTFLLIAPLESFQINSVPVLTKKLRVQGVNTGSPEEAEKTIKFAGDHNIQPMVEAYNAYDLDQVNAGFQAMDNGTARFRGVLKFY